One window from the genome of Litoribacterium kuwaitense encodes:
- a CDS encoding acetate/propionate family kinase encodes MQKIMAINAGSSSLKFQLLEMPAERIITKGLFERIGLENPVFSIEVQDEKIEQVVDITDHGDAVAVLLDSLLSHEIISSYEEIDGIGHRVVHGGEKFSDSALITPEVIQDLKEVSELAPLHNPANIVGMLAFKEKLPNVPAVAVFDTAFHQTMPEQSYLYSLPFEYYESYGIRKYGFHGTSHKYVTQKAAEVLERPLNQLRLISCHLGNGASICAVEHGRSIDTSMGFTPLAGLTMGTRSGDIDPALIPYIMEKTGKTAEEVTNILNKKSGLLGLTGLSSDLRDIMEAAQQGNHRAEIGLEVFAAHIHKYIGSYAARMSGVDAIIFTAGIGENSAPVRSRVLTGLEFMGVYWDPTLNEAGKKNTVISYPHSPVKVLVLPTNEEVMIARDTIRLSPNQ; translated from the coding sequence ATGCAAAAAATCATGGCGATAAACGCAGGCAGTTCATCACTCAAATTTCAGTTATTAGAAATGCCGGCAGAAAGAATTATTACGAAAGGACTTTTTGAGCGAATTGGTTTGGAAAACCCAGTTTTCTCGATTGAAGTTCAGGATGAAAAAATTGAACAAGTCGTAGATATTACAGACCATGGAGACGCCGTTGCGGTGTTACTGGATAGTCTTTTATCGCATGAAATCATTTCTTCATATGAAGAAATTGATGGTATCGGCCACCGCGTCGTTCACGGAGGAGAAAAATTTAGCGACTCTGCATTAATTACCCCGGAGGTCATTCAAGACTTGAAAGAGGTATCAGAGCTTGCGCCACTTCATAACCCAGCGAACATTGTAGGGATGTTAGCTTTTAAGGAAAAGCTACCCAATGTTCCAGCCGTTGCTGTTTTTGATACCGCATTTCATCAGACGATGCCTGAGCAGTCTTATCTTTATAGCTTACCGTTTGAGTATTATGAGAGCTATGGCATTCGAAAGTATGGTTTTCATGGGACCTCGCATAAGTATGTGACGCAGAAGGCTGCAGAAGTTCTTGAGCGCCCTTTAAATCAGCTACGCTTAATTTCTTGTCATTTAGGTAATGGGGCAAGTATTTGTGCAGTTGAACACGGTCGGTCAATTGATACGTCGATGGGCTTTACGCCGCTTGCTGGCTTAACGATGGGCACACGGTCTGGAGATATTGACCCGGCGCTTATTCCTTATATTATGGAGAAAACAGGTAAAACGGCTGAGGAAGTTACGAATATCTTAAATAAAAAAAGCGGCTTGCTCGGTCTAACGGGATTATCCAGTGACCTTAGAGATATTATGGAGGCGGCCCAACAAGGAAATCATCGGGCTGAAATTGGGCTCGAAGTATTTGCTGCGCATATTCATAAATATATCGGGTCTTACGCTGCGCGAATGAGCGGTGTCGACGCGATTATCTTTACTGCAGGTATCGGTGAAAACTCTGCTCCGGTTCGCTCTAGAGTATTAACAGGATTGGAGTTTATGGGTGTATATTGGGATCCAACTTTAAATGAAGCCGGCAAGAAAAATACCGTCATTAGTTATCCGCATTCGCCGGTAAAAGTCCTCGTTCTGCCAACAAATGAAGAAGTGATGATTGCTCGCGATACAATTCGTTTATCCCCCAATCAGTAA
- a CDS encoding class I SAM-dependent methyltransferase: MHSTTDVETMFNWLDQEALQLEKKRELSYLEGLALAAERAFHEPSQTLIDLERTEPESIRRALQLGILKGMKSGVQPHHAMTPDGVSLLIAMLCNLWLGEQKEWQLFDPAVGTSNLLTAVMNQAIHKPVQASGVDADETLLQLSVASANLQRHEIAFSHQDALKPMYVNQADVLICDLPVGYYPGDAAAYQLKDASGERLPYAHHLFIEQSLRYTKANGHLFLVVPNTLFETDKDTKLREFIHQEAIIHSFFNSRTIYFYRKNLVKVS; this comes from the coding sequence GTGCATTCAACAACAGATGTAGAAACAATGTTTAACTGGTTAGATCAAGAAGCGCTGCAACTAGAGAAGAAAAGGGAGCTTTCGTATCTTGAAGGTTTAGCTCTCGCTGCAGAACGTGCTTTTCATGAGCCAAGTCAGACGCTCATTGATCTTGAACGGACTGAACCAGAATCGATACGACGTGCACTGCAGCTTGGCATTTTAAAAGGAATGAAATCGGGCGTGCAACCGCATCATGCGATGACCCCCGATGGTGTTAGCCTATTAATAGCAATGCTCTGTAATTTATGGCTTGGAGAGCAAAAAGAATGGCAACTGTTTGATCCGGCAGTAGGGACTTCAAATCTATTAACTGCCGTGATGAATCAGGCGATTCATAAACCCGTTCAGGCAAGTGGCGTCGATGCGGACGAAACGCTTCTGCAACTTTCAGTAGCTAGTGCGAATTTGCAGCGACATGAAATTGCTTTTTCTCATCAAGACGCGCTAAAGCCGATGTATGTCAACCAAGCAGACGTTTTGATTTGTGATCTGCCGGTGGGATATTATCCTGGAGATGCAGCAGCTTATCAATTAAAGGATGCTTCTGGTGAGCGTCTTCCTTATGCGCATCATTTATTTATTGAGCAATCCCTTCGTTATACGAAAGCGAATGGTCATCTGTTTCTAGTTGTACCAAACACTTTGTTTGAAACAGATAAAGACACAAAGTTACGTGAGTTCATTCATCAAGAAGCAATCATCCATAGTTTTTTCAACTCCCGGACAATTTATTTTTACAGAAAAAATTTAGTAAAAGTATCTTAG
- the tpx gene encoding thiol peroxidase — translation MGRTGITFKNNPVTLAGQEVQKGDEAPNFTVLNNQLEERSLEDYKGQPLIISVVPSIDTGVCDAQTRKFNEEAARLSNVKVLTISVDLPFAQKRWCGANGIEAVETLSDHRDLSFGKAFGVHIEELRLLSRAVFVIDKDGIIVHADYVQEVTNHPDYEAALKAVEEIQ, via the coding sequence ATGGGACGTACAGGCATCACTTTTAAAAACAACCCTGTGACATTGGCAGGGCAAGAGGTTCAAAAGGGCGACGAAGCACCAAACTTTACAGTGTTGAACAATCAGCTTGAAGAGCGATCTTTAGAGGACTACAAGGGCCAGCCTTTGATTATTTCCGTTGTACCCTCAATCGATACAGGGGTTTGCGACGCACAGACGAGGAAATTTAATGAAGAAGCTGCACGCTTATCCAATGTTAAAGTCTTAACGATTAGTGTAGATCTTCCTTTTGCTCAAAAGCGCTGGTGTGGTGCAAATGGAATAGAAGCCGTTGAAACGTTATCGGATCATCGAGATCTATCTTTCGGCAAGGCTTTCGGTGTACATATTGAAGAGCTTCGTTTGCTATCTAGGGCGGTCTTTGTTATCGATAAGGATGGAATTATTGTTCATGCGGATTATGTGCAGGAAGTGACGAACCATCCAGATTATGAAGCGGCACTTAAAGCAGTTGAAGAGATTCAATAA
- the ytfJ gene encoding GerW family sporulation protein encodes MSEHPIQGLMKTAMEHLQNMIDVNTIIGDPVETPDGSVILTVSKVGFGFAAGGSQFGQRTGQKKSSNDESSFDDEQQSKEEFPFGGGSGGGVSITPIAFLIVGREGVKMIHVDESTHIYERLLDLAPQAVEKIQAMIKKQEKERSPDEDRKLDI; translated from the coding sequence ATGTCTGAACATCCAATTCAAGGCTTGATGAAAACAGCCATGGAACATTTGCAAAACATGATCGACGTCAACACTATCATCGGTGACCCTGTTGAAACCCCTGATGGAAGTGTGATTTTAACCGTTTCTAAAGTTGGTTTTGGCTTTGCGGCCGGCGGCTCTCAGTTTGGACAAAGAACGGGGCAGAAGAAGAGTTCAAATGATGAAAGCTCGTTTGACGATGAACAGCAATCTAAAGAGGAATTTCCATTTGGCGGTGGTAGCGGTGGTGGGGTATCAATTACACCAATCGCCTTTCTCATCGTCGGTCGCGAAGGCGTAAAAATGATTCATGTCGATGAATCAACTCATATTTATGAGCGCTTGCTTGATTTGGCCCCACAAGCCGTCGAAAAAATACAGGCGATGATCAAAAAACAGGAAAAAGAAAGAAGTCCAGATGAAGACAGGAAACTTGATATTTAG
- a CDS encoding NAD kinase, protein MNQQSFYFFYKNIEDRAKRFEQLQKAADTYNFQLEKDFNKADVIVSIGDDGTFLQAVRKTGFRQNCIYVGLSYNSEPRLYCDFSLQDTETIKQALNMTDTVEVRRYPTIEVSINEMNPFLCLNECSIRSSIIKTFVMDVYIDDLHFETFRGDGMVVSTPTGSTAYSKSINGAIIDPKLQCLQISELASLNNNRYRTLGSPFVLNDDRKLRLVVRQDGNDYPIIGLDNEAFSTQNIRTIDIQISDRKISTAKLRNNSFWEKVQRTFL, encoded by the coding sequence GTGAACCAACAATCTTTTTATTTTTTCTACAAAAATATTGAAGACCGTGCAAAACGATTTGAGCAGTTACAGAAGGCTGCTGATACATATAACTTTCAGCTTGAAAAAGATTTCAATAAAGCCGATGTCATCGTGAGCATTGGCGATGATGGCACCTTTCTACAAGCGGTACGAAAAACAGGCTTTCGCCAAAACTGTATCTATGTCGGCTTATCTTACAATTCAGAGCCACGCCTCTACTGTGACTTTTCTCTCCAAGACACAGAAACGATTAAACAAGCGCTAAACATGACCGACACGGTAGAAGTGCGCCGTTACCCGACAATCGAAGTGTCTATTAATGAAATGAATCCATTTTTGTGTCTAAACGAATGCAGCATTCGTTCGTCAATTATTAAAACGTTTGTCATGGATGTTTACATTGATGATTTACATTTTGAAACATTCCGTGGCGATGGTATGGTCGTCTCCACACCGACTGGGAGTACGGCTTACAGTAAATCGATCAATGGCGCCATTATTGATCCAAAGCTGCAATGCCTGCAGATCAGTGAACTCGCGTCACTCAATAACAACCGCTACCGTACACTAGGCTCTCCTTTCGTGTTAAATGATGATCGCAAACTTCGTCTCGTCGTCCGTCAAGATGGAAATGATTATCCGATTATCGGTCTTGATAACGAAGCATTTAGTACGCAAAACATTCGGACGATTGATATTCAAATCAGCGACCGGAAGATCAGCACAGCCAAGCTCCGCAACAACTCATTTTGGGAAAAAGTTCAGCGGACGTTTTTGTAA
- a CDS encoding amidohydrolase, with amino-acid sequence MKRLWFGGPIYTMAKPGEKVEAVLTVGDQIVGTGDQKALGEAFDLSDAEAVNLHGRAMYPGFVDSHLHMIGYGEQQLRLDLSELSSSRSVIQKLIHEVETTTDEWVIADGLNENNWTDRQMMSLETLDAISPYRPMVLHRVCKHAMLVNRMALQRAGIDKDTPDPPGGVIGRFPDGRLNGWLYDSAQDIMKQTMPRPNQAYVERALRVSVEKLLSLGLTGGHTEDLAYYHGLYPTLSAFKKVIDGERLAFRTQLLVNHLCFEERERFEGPIDDHGHLEWGPIKIFADGALGGRTAWLSHPYADDNTTNGVAIHSEDELERLVQQARSVDKTVAIHAIGDQALAAVIDVLQHNPPPAGEVDRIIHASLSNEKLIAQMQTMPVGLDLQPQFVLSDFPWVLDRIGDSPILLYPWKTYLDRGLRVAGGSDAPIETPDPREGIYAAVARRKKDSLHDGYIPQEKLSMYEAISLYTTGSAWISGHAERRGKICPNYTADFSIFAADFFTMEKDPEAILANPVSETIVGGRTYYQA; translated from the coding sequence ATGAAACGCTTATGGTTTGGCGGTCCCATTTATACGATGGCGAAACCGGGAGAAAAGGTTGAAGCCGTATTAACGGTAGGTGATCAAATCGTTGGCACCGGAGATCAAAAGGCGCTCGGTGAAGCATTTGATCTTTCAGATGCGGAAGCAGTCAATTTACATGGCCGAGCGATGTATCCAGGTTTTGTCGACAGTCATTTGCATATGATTGGCTATGGGGAACAACAACTCCGCCTCGATTTGTCTGAATTGAGTAGTTCGCGCTCGGTCATTCAGAAGCTTATTCATGAGGTTGAAACTACGACCGATGAATGGGTGATTGCTGATGGGCTGAATGAAAACAACTGGACAGACCGGCAAATGATGTCCCTTGAAACGCTTGATGCGATCAGTCCATATCGACCTATGGTCCTTCATCGGGTTTGTAAGCACGCGATGCTTGTTAATAGAATGGCGCTTCAACGGGCGGGTATTGACAAGGATACACCTGATCCTCCTGGCGGTGTCATCGGGCGGTTTCCTGATGGTCGTTTGAATGGATGGCTATATGACAGTGCTCAGGACATTATGAAGCAAACGATGCCGCGCCCAAACCAAGCATATGTTGAGCGAGCGCTTCGTGTGTCAGTGGAAAAATTATTGTCATTAGGATTAACTGGCGGGCATACAGAAGATTTAGCTTACTATCATGGGCTGTATCCAACGTTGTCTGCGTTTAAAAAAGTGATTGATGGGGAGAGGCTCGCTTTTCGGACACAGTTGCTCGTCAATCATTTATGTTTTGAAGAACGGGAACGTTTTGAAGGGCCTATTGATGATCATGGACATCTTGAATGGGGGCCAATCAAAATATTTGCGGACGGTGCGTTGGGCGGAAGGACGGCTTGGTTGTCACACCCGTATGCTGATGACAATACGACCAATGGGGTTGCAATACATTCAGAAGATGAGTTGGAACGTCTCGTTCAACAGGCAAGATCTGTTGATAAAACGGTAGCTATTCATGCCATCGGAGATCAAGCCTTGGCTGCTGTTATTGATGTGCTGCAACATAATCCCCCGCCTGCAGGGGAGGTAGATCGGATCATTCACGCTTCGTTGTCCAATGAAAAATTGATAGCACAAATGCAGACGATGCCAGTCGGCTTGGATCTACAACCACAGTTTGTTTTGTCTGATTTTCCATGGGTGCTTGATCGCATAGGAGATAGCCCAATTTTGTTATATCCATGGAAAACATATCTTGACCGTGGGTTGCGTGTTGCTGGAGGGTCGGATGCCCCGATTGAAACGCCTGATCCCCGGGAGGGTATTTACGCTGCTGTTGCGCGCCGGAAAAAAGATTCTCTTCATGATGGCTATATTCCGCAAGAAAAGCTATCGATGTATGAAGCCATTTCATTATATACGACAGGTAGCGCTTGGATCAGTGGGCATGCTGAAAGACGAGGAAAGATATGTCCGAATTATACCGCTGATTTTTCTATTTTTGCAGCAGATTTCTTTACGATGGAGAAAGACCCAGAAGCCATTCTTGCCAATCCAGTGAGCGAAACAATCGTTGGTGGACGGACGTATTATCAAGCGTAA
- the thiI gene encoding tRNA uracil 4-sulfurtransferase ThiI encodes MLYDHMIIRYGELALKGKNRTFFINKLKRSIVNRLKGVAGQATLELARDRMFINLNDADPHEVMQSLVDVFGIHSMSLAAKSTLTIDGILETADALFKEQIEGKSLTFKVTTKRSFKGFTPDSQKMNAIVGGHLLKNNESVSVNVHHPDIEVRVEIRHNAAYISCGVVKGAGGFPAGTSGKAMLMLSGGIDSPVAAYMAMRRGLSLEAIHFFSPPYTSERAKQKVISLAKELRRFGNMKLHIVPFTEIQETIQRNVAPDYTMTITRRMMLRIAERLAEKRKALSVVTGENLGQVASQTLESMYTIGEVTDLPLLRPLLTMDKVEIMDKAREIGTYDVSILPYEDCCTVFLPPAPKTKPRRSQAAFYEEKLDIDKLVDDALAQVELVSLKQEKADEFSHFL; translated from the coding sequence TTGTTGTATGATCATATGATTATTCGTTATGGTGAGTTGGCATTAAAAGGGAAAAATCGCACTTTTTTTATCAATAAGTTAAAACGCAGTATTGTAAACAGGTTAAAGGGTGTGGCGGGCCAGGCGACACTTGAATTAGCACGCGATCGTATGTTTATTAATCTAAATGACGCTGATCCACATGAGGTAATGCAGTCATTGGTAGATGTATTTGGTATTCATTCCATGAGTCTTGCAGCTAAGTCAACATTGACAATCGATGGCATTCTTGAAACGGCTGATGCGTTATTTAAAGAGCAAATCGAAGGCAAATCGCTCACGTTTAAAGTGACGACGAAACGTTCCTTTAAAGGGTTTACGCCAGACTCGCAAAAAATGAATGCGATTGTAGGCGGTCATTTACTAAAGAATAATGAGAGTGTCTCCGTTAATGTTCATCATCCTGATATAGAAGTACGTGTCGAAATTCGGCATAACGCTGCGTATATTTCTTGTGGCGTCGTTAAAGGAGCAGGTGGTTTTCCGGCAGGGACGTCTGGAAAGGCGATGCTTATGCTGTCAGGTGGAATCGACTCGCCTGTTGCGGCGTATATGGCGATGCGCAGAGGTCTTAGTTTGGAAGCTATTCACTTTTTTAGCCCTCCTTATACGAGTGAGCGTGCGAAACAAAAGGTCATTTCTTTAGCAAAGGAACTCAGGCGTTTTGGCAATATGAAACTGCACATTGTGCCATTTACTGAAATACAGGAAACGATTCAGAGAAATGTGGCACCGGATTATACAATGACGATTACCCGGCGAATGATGCTGAGGATTGCTGAGCGGCTTGCTGAGAAGCGGAAGGCTTTGTCTGTTGTGACTGGTGAAAACCTTGGACAAGTGGCAAGTCAAACGTTAGAAAGCATGTATACGATTGGAGAGGTGACAGACCTTCCACTATTACGGCCGCTCTTGACGATGGATAAAGTCGAGATTATGGATAAGGCTCGGGAAATCGGTACGTACGATGTGTCCATTCTTCCGTATGAAGATTGCTGCACGGTCTTTTTGCCTCCAGCTCCGAAAACAAAACCTAGACGCAGTCAGGCGGCTTTTTATGAAGAAAAGCTCGACATCGATAAGCTCGTTGATGATGCGCTGGCCCAAGTTGAATTAGTGTCGTTAAAGCAGGAAAAGGCGGACGAGTTTTCTCATTTTCTCTAA
- a CDS encoding cysteine desulfurase family protein — MISLIYLDNSATTRPFPEVVQVHAEVASRYFANPASLHGLGEESERLLLSARRQVASLLGAEAAEIVFTSGGTESNQLAILGRIRARAHRGKHIITSAVEHASVRQLMRSLEEQGFEVTWLSPDRAGRITVEQVIDAVRDDTILVSLIHVQNELGTIMPVKEIASALRHFPQLVFHVDHVQGAGKECLQMDETPIDLLSISAHKLHGLKGTGVLYCREGTSLTTVQDGGGQERGLRSGTVNVAGAVAAAKAWRLTVERYRQKHTELRKMTANLRRQLTDIDEVIVLSPEDAVSHIVQFAVPHVKSEVLVNALSRRNIYVSTQSACASKAHQPSRVLLSCGHSNEVAGSALRISLSCETKPAELHEFVGVFKEEVNQLQKVMR; from the coding sequence GTGATCAGTTTGATTTATTTAGATAATAGTGCGACAACGCGACCGTTTCCTGAAGTCGTTCAAGTACATGCAGAAGTTGCCAGCCGGTATTTCGCTAATCCGGCCTCTTTGCATGGTCTCGGAGAGGAGAGTGAACGGCTTTTACTATCAGCTAGACGCCAAGTCGCGTCTTTGCTCGGAGCAGAAGCAGCGGAGATCGTTTTTACATCTGGTGGGACTGAGAGCAATCAATTGGCCATTTTAGGAAGAATACGGGCGCGCGCTCATCGTGGTAAGCACATCATTACGAGCGCTGTTGAGCATGCGTCAGTTCGACAGCTGATGAGGTCGCTGGAAGAGCAAGGCTTTGAAGTGACGTGGCTAAGTCCAGATCGTGCCGGTCGGATTACAGTCGAACAAGTGATTGATGCGGTGCGTGATGATACGATTTTAGTGAGTTTAATTCATGTGCAGAATGAGCTGGGAACCATTATGCCGGTAAAAGAAATTGCGTCAGCGCTCAGGCATTTTCCACAGCTCGTCTTTCACGTCGACCATGTACAAGGTGCAGGAAAAGAATGTTTACAGATGGATGAAACACCGATTGATCTTTTATCGATCTCTGCTCATAAATTGCATGGTTTAAAAGGAACGGGTGTCCTCTATTGCCGTGAAGGGACGTCATTGACGACGGTTCAAGACGGTGGGGGACAGGAAAGAGGTTTACGGTCTGGCACAGTCAATGTAGCTGGTGCAGTCGCGGCTGCGAAGGCATGGCGACTTACCGTAGAAAGGTATCGACAAAAGCATACAGAGTTACGAAAAATGACAGCTAACCTTAGGCGTCAGCTCACGGACATTGATGAAGTCATTGTCTTATCGCCTGAGGATGCAGTGAGTCATATCGTGCAGTTTGCCGTTCCTCATGTGAAGTCCGAAGTGCTTGTGAATGCGTTGAGTCGTCGAAACATATATGTATCGACGCAATCAGCTTGTGCGTCTAAGGCGCATCAGCCGAGTCGAGTTCTTCTTTCTTGTGGGCATTCAAATGAGGTGGCAGGTAGCGCACTTCGCATTTCGTTAAGCTGTGAGACGAAACCAGCAGAGCTACATGAATTTGTAGGTGTATTTAAGGAAGAGGTAAATCAATTACAGAAAGTGATGAGATAG
- a CDS encoding septation ring formation regulator EzrA translates to MSWSVIHWIILTLVVLLVLLTAGMIRKRQIYKQVERFEEEKNLLLNGDVPAELAKVKQLKLTGETEKNFEKWRELWETIVTEELPLLEEKMFDTEEAADRYRFRKAGRLSAEIKASLEKTQQRIDKMLTELQDLIGSEEKNRVEIDEFRALHQSIKKTLLVDQRKLGPAAEVYEKEVNSLQPQFTLFEEKTEEGNYFEARDVLFAIKDSLHSIEEKIAVLPELRQELLYRLPEAVKDLEAGLEDMQEQSYFLDHLQPATQIQQIKEELEQGKKSVEQGDVEKSETVAQSTKENVDQLYDAFEQEVYARHFNMQELSGIEPTLVSIGREEERLEEEVSFLQSSYQLDEEALKEAKQTEKRLKELEKTYQRLEGLMEMHTEANTVIKKDIQQLLEDIQDVKESQKQRSESYQALRQDEMQARDDLATMKKQLVDARRLIYKSNLPGVPSSYVSAFEEAEEGMNLVHDALQQTPLDMTHINEVVAHIKEKVERLHTKSTDMVEQAFLVEQLIQYGNKYRTRYPEIHTQLLEAEDSFRNCDYELALEQAASAVESIEPGALRKMEEVLEHQHRETSQ, encoded by the coding sequence ATGTCTTGGTCTGTCATTCACTGGATCATTTTAACACTTGTCGTACTGCTTGTGCTTCTAACAGCAGGGATGATCCGTAAGCGACAAATATATAAACAAGTAGAACGGTTTGAAGAAGAGAAGAATTTACTCTTAAACGGTGATGTGCCAGCGGAACTGGCAAAAGTAAAGCAATTGAAGCTCACCGGCGAAACAGAGAAAAATTTTGAAAAATGGCGTGAATTGTGGGAAACCATTGTAACGGAAGAGCTGCCTTTGCTGGAAGAGAAAATGTTTGACACTGAGGAGGCTGCGGACCGTTATCGATTTAGAAAGGCAGGTCGGCTCAGCGCCGAAATAAAGGCGTCGCTTGAGAAAACGCAACAGCGTATCGACAAAATGCTGACAGAGCTGCAAGATTTGATCGGCAGTGAAGAAAAAAACCGTGTCGAAATTGATGAGTTTCGCGCCCTTCATCAATCGATAAAGAAAACGTTATTGGTTGATCAGCGTAAGCTTGGACCAGCAGCAGAAGTGTATGAAAAGGAAGTAAACAGCTTACAGCCACAATTCACGCTGTTTGAAGAAAAGACGGAGGAAGGAAATTACTTTGAAGCGCGTGATGTGTTGTTTGCAATTAAAGATTCATTACATAGTATAGAAGAAAAAATTGCGGTGCTGCCCGAATTACGTCAAGAACTGCTTTACCGTCTGCCAGAAGCAGTGAAAGATTTAGAGGCAGGTCTTGAAGATATGCAGGAGCAATCGTATTTTCTGGATCATCTCCAACCTGCTACGCAAATTCAACAAATAAAAGAGGAGCTTGAGCAGGGGAAAAAGAGCGTTGAGCAAGGGGATGTTGAAAAATCAGAGACGGTCGCTCAATCAACAAAAGAGAATGTAGATCAACTATACGATGCTTTTGAACAAGAAGTATACGCTCGTCATTTCAATATGCAAGAGTTGTCTGGGATCGAGCCGACGCTCGTATCAATAGGGCGAGAGGAAGAGAGGCTTGAGGAAGAGGTAAGCTTCTTACAAAGTAGCTATCAGCTTGATGAGGAGGCCTTGAAAGAAGCGAAGCAAACCGAAAAGCGATTGAAAGAGCTCGAAAAGACCTACCAGCGACTAGAAGGCTTAATGGAAATGCATACGGAAGCGAATACGGTCATTAAAAAAGACATTCAACAGCTGCTTGAGGACATTCAAGACGTAAAAGAATCGCAAAAACAACGTAGTGAATCGTACCAAGCGCTGCGTCAAGATGAGATGCAGGCGAGAGATGATTTAGCGACGATGAAAAAGCAGCTCGTAGATGCGCGACGGCTCATTTACAAAAGTAATCTTCCGGGCGTACCCTCATCTTATGTGTCAGCTTTTGAGGAGGCGGAGGAAGGGATGAACTTGGTTCACGATGCCCTTCAGCAAACGCCTTTGGATATGACTCATATTAACGAAGTGGTTGCACATATAAAAGAAAAAGTTGAGCGACTACATACGAAGAGCACGGATATGGTAGAACAAGCGTTTCTCGTTGAGCAGTTAATTCAATATGGAAATAAGTACAGAACAAGGTACCCTGAAATACATACACAATTGTTAGAAGCTGAGGACAGCTTTCGCAATTGCGACTATGAGTTGGCGTTAGAGCAAGCTGCCTCCGCTGTTGAATCGATTGAACCGGGGGCATTGCGGAAAATGGAAGAAGTGTTAGAACATCAACATCGAGAAACGTCTCAATAA
- the refZ gene encoding forespore capture DNA-binding protein RefZ, producing the protein MARETKEAIMDAAVQLFNTTGYGGTSVRAIAQKAGVNPALVSYYFKNKEGLLEEMSVSYFEGYMSSLVNTLKEEGEAGALTVIRKVVFRLLDYQREHAETARFLYRELTLDTMLAREIATTYLAKEKYIFTQLLEEAVANGEMVQFPVPYTMMQLKTMMMVPYLQKHYLTNVLFVFPHEMYFHKTHRQQLDYWLKQLKKEASPVHI; encoded by the coding sequence GTGGCTAGAGAGACGAAGGAAGCGATTATGGACGCAGCCGTTCAATTGTTTAATACGACAGGGTATGGTGGTACATCCGTTCGAGCCATTGCGCAAAAAGCGGGCGTAAATCCAGCGCTCGTTTCGTATTACTTTAAAAATAAAGAAGGGCTTCTTGAAGAAATGTCTGTTTCCTATTTTGAAGGGTATATGTCGTCTCTTGTCAACACCTTAAAAGAAGAAGGGGAAGCAGGTGCTTTAACGGTAATTCGCAAAGTCGTTTTTCGCTTGCTAGATTATCAGCGCGAACATGCGGAAACCGCTCGTTTCCTCTATAGAGAATTAACGCTAGATACAATGTTGGCGCGCGAGATTGCGACGACGTACTTGGCGAAAGAAAAATATATTTTCACCCAACTACTAGAGGAAGCTGTTGCGAATGGAGAGATGGTTCAGTTTCCTGTACCCTATACGATGATGCAATTAAAGACGATGATGATGGTTCCATATTTACAAAAGCACTATTTAACGAATGTTTTATTTGTCTTTCCTCACGAAATGTATTTTCATAAAACGCATCGACAACAGTTGGATTACTGGTTAAAGCAGTTGAAAAAAGAGGCGTCGCCAGTCCATATATAG
- a CDS encoding GAF domain-containing protein, whose protein sequence is MSTSNETNSKIEPPLSTTLLKSLRVLLEDEPDTIANLANASAFIFEHLSKVNWVGFYLLKEETLVLGPFQGKPACVRIQNGKGVCGTATKADKTYVVPNVHEFPGHIACDAASKSEIVIPLHANGAVVGCLDIDSPEYDRFSQADREWLEEAGKIIEQAIKNDVFWKELN, encoded by the coding sequence ATGTCTACGTCAAACGAAACAAATTCAAAAATTGAACCACCGTTAAGCACGACACTTCTTAAATCGTTGCGCGTACTATTAGAAGATGAGCCGGATACGATTGCCAATCTCGCCAACGCGAGCGCATTTATATTTGAACATTTGTCCAAAGTCAATTGGGTTGGCTTTTACTTGTTAAAAGAGGAGACGCTTGTGCTTGGACCTTTTCAAGGGAAACCCGCCTGTGTACGCATTCAAAACGGCAAAGGCGTTTGTGGAACAGCAACAAAAGCCGACAAGACCTATGTTGTACCCAATGTTCATGAATTCCCCGGCCATATCGCCTGTGATGCCGCCTCCAAGTCAGAAATCGTCATTCCTTTACACGCGAATGGTGCCGTCGTCGGATGCCTTGACATCGATTCTCCAGAGTATGATCGTTTTTCTCAAGCAGATCGCGAATGGCTTGAAGAAGCTGGCAAAATTATTGAGCAAGCGATCAAAAACGATGTTTTTTGGAAAGAATTAAATTGA